Below is a window of Sceloporus undulatus isolate JIND9_A2432 ecotype Alabama chromosome 9, SceUnd_v1.1, whole genome shotgun sequence DNA.
cagaataaaggggttggactgggtggcccttcttggggtctcttccaactctatgagtctatggtgttattattgttattactgttgttattggaagaagttggcagcagcctCTTTCCTAGGCTAAAGCCTACTTCCCCAGGCGCAttgggtctcaaaggtgctaaaagagcTCTATAGctcctattattgttattattaatattattattgttaattgaaagaagttggcagctggGGCTTTCCCAGgctaaaatctacttcctcagatgcgctTGGTCTCAAAGGCACTAAAAGATCTCTATAGCTTTAcattcttctattattattattattagctgaaAGAACGAAGTTGGCAGCACTTTGCTTATAGTGATAAGTTGGAGCGGCAGCCTTCTAGATACAACTCTTTAGTTCAGAGGTCCCCAAGccatgccctttaagagattttggactccagctcccagaagcctcagccctttTGGCCAGTAGCTggggattctgtgagctgaagtccagagCCCTTTAGAGAGTAcattttgggaaccactgctttatttACTGAGGCTAGGCTTCGTTAGTGTTAATTTGCTTAGGTTAGGTAATCCCTTTGGggggactacacctcccagaatccccagtctgtGGATACAGGGCCTTGTAGTATGGTTCCAAGACAGTAACTTGCATCAGCTTATGGTGGGTTATAGCTTTGTTAGCAAAGGAGACTTGTTTTGGTGGATCTTGTGTTGCAACTTTGTTGGGAGTGAAAAGTAGGAGGGAAACAAATCTACTTTGTGTGTTACAAAGACTAAAGTGGTGGCAGTTGCATGCCTTcagggtctgccattgccttcccctgaggttgagagagagtgacttgcctaaggttcctcgttgggtttccatggctgtcaaaccctggtctccagagtaatccaatactcaaaccaccatggCACACATAAGGCTTAATGGGAAAGGTAGGGGTTTTGGAATGCATTTGAAGGGATGGTCCTTTTAGCCCAGAGCTCCCTTAAAAAGGGCCACACTTTCTAGCTGAACTGCCCCTTAATAAATATGTGCTGTCAATACATTTGAGGATAAGTTGTGGGTTGTGGTGCACATTCATTGTTCTCTGGTTGATGcatcccttttccttccctctctgcagCTCGCAAAGGACCTCTTGCATCCCTCCCCTGAGGAGGAGAAGCGGAAGCATAAGAAGAAGCGCCTGGTCCAGAGTCCCAACTCTTACTTCATGGACGTGAAGTGTCCAGGTAGAGACGGATTTGGGTTGGCTGTTGTGCTGGGAAAATGAGATGGCCTCATTTTAAACCCTGGTTGGGCTGTGTCCGCATTTAATTGTGATAAGGGGTTAGATTGCATAACGTCTGAGTCAGTCTCAGGTCTGTTATTCTGCATTGGTTGGTGAACTTTGCTTTGCAGAAGGCCTGCTTGGAGGGCAGTGGTGGCTTTGGCACTTAACCTTCTCCTCAGCCATGTAAGCTGATATTGGGAGCTTATCTAAGGAGAGCCAGCCTTTTCATCTTGGGCAGATAGAATCGTAGAGTAGGAagagagaccgcaaaggccatccagtccaaccccattctgccatgcaggaaatctcaatcaaagcatccctgacagatggccatccagcctctgcttaaagacctccaaggaaggagtgcgttccactgttgaacaacccttactctcaggaagttcctcctaatgttgagctggaatcttttcctgtagcttgcatccattgctccagatcctagtttctggagcagcagaaaacaaggtagcAGATGGGTTATGAGTGGAATTACCTGGAAAATGGGTTGCTTTCATTCAGATACAGTACACTCAGTCTTTAATAGTGCCCTCTCCCTAAGCTTCTCATTAGGCCCTGTCTCTTCCATTTTTGGAGGGCAAACATAAGCCCTGATTTATTCTGTCTGTGAGCAGTTCTTGACTcctgtcaaggaactacctttttGATGTTTTAACTGCTACCACTTGAATGAcattaaagttaaaacattagtGACTTCAAACTTTAGTTTGCAATAAAGTACAGTGCAACTTTAGAAAGTTGGTGTTAAAAAGTTAAAGCACTCCTCTCTCATAGATGTTAGGTTCCAGCTGGGTATCTAGTCCACATAAAGCTCTTGAAGCAGAAATCTTTGAAAGGAGGAGAGGAGTGCCATGCATATAGCAGTGATGCCCCAGCCCTTTGCCCACCATCTAAACATGCCTGAACATTGCCAGATTTGGGGAGAAGAAAGCAACATTCTGTCTGTTTTAAACTATGAAATATGCCTGATTTGATTGTTCTCTTCTGCTTCCCAGGTTGCTACAAAATCACAACTGTGTTCAGTCATGCTCAGACAGTGGTTTTGTGTGTTGGCTGCTCAACTGTGCTATGCCAGCCCACTGGTGGAAAGGCACGGTTGACAGAAGGTAAGTGCCATTGAAACCCCTGCTCTTCTCTATTTTTCCTTCTGCCTCTTCTCTTCCGCAGGATTTAAGCAGTGAGGAATCAGCACCTGGTTCCTATTGTGTTATGCAagtctcttctcttttttcattcTGTAGGATCAGCCTATAAAATGCCTTAAAGCAGGTGGGGTCTGCAATTGGGAACTAAGTTGTTGCTTTTATCTGCTTGTTGGTAGTACATTTGTTTCCTTTAGCTTCACAAGCTTTTATGTgaggtgtgaagtcgaaggccattctctgaagatgccagccacagatgctggcgaaacatcaggaataaactcttctagaacatggatacagaccccgaaaaacccacaaacaactatttTATGTGAGGCTTTACACATAAGATATTGAGAGGCCCTCCTGACCAAGTAAAGTTTGATGTTTGCATTGTGTGTAGCAGTGTCTTGTGCGTGAGAGCAATGGCTGAGAGTTTTGGGGTATTATTGGGTGAGTCTGGTGGCAGCGGTGACTCCTTTTGATTTTATTGGGCATTGCCATTGCTCTTTCAAATAAGCCAAGGAGAACTTTAGATTTTTCTTACCCAGAGGCTTGAGATGGTATGCTTGCTGTATTTTAATAAATTGGCTATGGGAAagtactttttgttttttgtagaggatcttgcagcacctttgagactaactgaaagagtaGTATGGTAGCATGTGTGTTcatgcctacttcctcagatgcatctgttgGAGTGGAAAAGCCCAAGGATAGACTTGTATAGCAGTCTGTGTGTGGGAATGTATAGCAATGCAAAACTTGATGGGTGTGGAGATGGGGTGACAAGTTGTGTCTGTTGTGCCAGAAAACCATGCGCCTCAGGGCTTTTTTTGGCCAGTTCATCACTTGTTTACCATCATTTCCATACCCTCAAAGGTTTTCATTCCTGTGGACATCCTCACACAGCTGGCtgtataggtctgtccctgggctttcgcCAAACACATCTAAAGAAGTAGGCACAAGTCTAGAAAAgttcatgctatcagcttctttctttcatttatctCAAAGATGCTGGAAAGatcccttgcatactgattttccagactatgcTAGTCTTTCAATTCTACCACTTTTCCTTGCACTATTCactgttttttctctttcaggATGTTCCTTCAGGCGAAAGCAGCATTAAATGAAGCAGATGTTTTCCCCAGGACGGTGGGGCTACAAGCACAGTTGTCGGTGTAGTTGTTGAAGATCTCAAGACCGTGGATGATTTCCAGCGTCTAAAAGCAAGCTGCAGCTGTGTGACTCTTGAGGTCTTCAGCTTCTCCTATGAGATAGGATTAAACTGTGGCTATTACTGTCCTTGTAGCCTCACCCATTTGACTCAATAAATTTTGGATATAAAGACAACTTCACTTCTCACCAATGTTTTGAGTCTGAGAGTTGCTTGTGTGTTTGAGATAGGCCTTGTATGCTGTGTGGATGCCTACGATGGCTATGCTTAACATAAGGAGCTACCCTCAGATGCTATAGCTTAATAATGGCTTTCCTTTTTTGAAGCCGGGTCTATGTAGAAGTCTTTGGCCCACTATAGTGTGTGTGCGCCACAAAACAGCCTCTCTGCAAGACGACTTCAGCCCTCAGCCCAAATCAGCTGCAAGAAACCTTTAGACATGATGTGCCAAGCTTTCAGATGTCCCTAACCCGTCTTTCCCAATTAAGTAGGACACCTGCCACGTGTGTCACCAGTTTACTCTTTCCACATTGCTCCGAGAGGCGCTTCCTTGGGTGCTAGTTATCTTCGTACACTCCAAAGCCATGCCTGGGTCCTGTTTCTTACACTGGAATAATGCTGAGCACTTGGAGGAGGCGACATATAGCCTGAAGGAAATGAGGGGTGGGAGAAAGCAAAGGGCAGTTTGAAAAATGCAGATAAACATGAATCTAAAAGCTAAGAAGTCCAGGGTGGCTTGTATGCAGCAAGAGGGCTTGTGTATGCAGGCATGGCCTACATTAGGGAGGACCTGGAGAGCAATAAATACTGCAGAGGGCTGGCAGGTGCTGTGGGTTCTCCCAGCATTTCTCCAACATTTCCCCTCCACTTTAACTCAAAACAACATCTCACTACATGGGGTACAAGCCATCCCTTGGAAAACTGTCTCTTAACTCACCTGGCTGCATTGTGTTTGCTGTGGGAACGTAGACAACAGGGACTGTGTGCGCTCTGTCCAAGAAGGCATTGTAGGCTGCAAGGACAACCACAGCATTAACATTTTGCTGGAGTGGGTGGGTAGGCTATTACAACTTTGCTTTATTGAATAGGCAAGCCCTCCACCCAATGTAACCGTGTAGACTGCTTTTctgaaatggcaaaaacaaatccTGCCCCCCTTCACAAATACCTTACCGAGAAAAATGGCCATTGTGGATGCCAGGACAGCAAAGATGGTGAAAAAGAGGACCTGATAGGAGCCCACGAGCTGCTTGACAAGGCCTGCTTCTGCACATTGGTCTAGGTAATGCCAAAACAAAAAGTTGGATTACGTTGGATGGGTCGCAGTGTAGTTTCTTGCAAGCCACTGACAAAACTGGCTCCTTTAGAGCTCAATACGTTGTACAGtggcaagacacacactctcggcctcataGAAAGCTAtgggcaaacctactctgaacacatctttccaaggctgtcataagtcagaagcgaAGGAACATAATACAGAGTTGACTGATCTACAATTTTCATAATTGCTCAGTCAGGATATGtttgctggggattctgggtgttgttgttgttacatttatttatattatttatatcccacccttttcccaaaactgagactcagggTGGGTCACGACACTAAAACAACAGTactattaaaatcatacaaaaatagtaGATGAGAACAGAAATACGAAATTTTACTTACTCCCCAAATTCAAATCAGAACTATGATTAGCTCCGAAGCAGAGATGGCATCGAAGGGCATTCTTAACTGTGATTATTCGATATGTTCAATACTCAATATATAAacctatatttttaatttaattctacACTGTTTTAACTAAATGTGACACTTAAAACTTTTGTAAACGGTGTTTTCTTTTATCTGTGACCGTAAATAAAACGTAAGACTCGTATGCCCAAAATGGGACTTTCCCCATACGAATCTGCCTTAGGCTGCTCGCACAGGGTTCTGCTGCCTATGGGAATCCAGTTAAAGCGCGCGCCACCCGGGTTTTGCTTCAGAGGGTAGCTGTGCTCACCAAATAGATGCTTTTCTGGCCAAGCCCGCACCAACACAGCCGCCCTCTGGCCTGTTAAGATGCAGGAGAGGTTGACAaagacgggtgccgccatctcGTGGAGAGAGCTCAGGTTTACCACGTAAAGAGAGAAGGCAAGTCCAGGCATGTCTGGAAGATACAGGGGTGGCTCCATCTTTATCACAGGGGAGCTGGGATGAGCCTTGGGGGAGGAAAACAAAGGGTTAGAAAACAAACAGTCGCAAGTGTTGACGTTATCCGGAGGGCTAGTCCCGTTTCTCTGGCAAGAACTAGTGATGTGGCATCTCAGAGGTGGCACCTGATCAGCTGCGgtggacttactgtatatactccactattagccaacctcatgtataagtcgagggcaggtttgggggtcagaattatggattttgatctgacccgTGGATA
It encodes the following:
- the RPS27 gene encoding 40S ribosomal protein S27 encodes the protein MPLAKDLLHPSPEEEKRKHKKKRLVQSPNSYFMDVKCPGCYKITTVFSHAQTVVLCVGCSTVLCQPTGGKARLTEGCSFRRKQH